The following are encoded together in the Dickeya lacustris genome:
- a CDS encoding DeoR/GlpR family DNA-binding transcription regulator — MLDYASFPEQRQSLIRDRLRKEGRVVCTLLSQELQVSEHTIRRDLQELAREGACKRVYGGAVSLAPDGGHFMTRTATDNESKEALGQCAAALIQDGQCVFIDSGSTNLAIARAIPASLSVTVVTNSPAIAVEMMKSPHAEVIMLGGRVQPHIGGALGITPQKQLEKIAFDVCFLGGCALDVAAGLTVFDYEDAEFKHIAARKSSHVVVAMTADKLPAVARYHVIPCEEITTLVVESAISPEKLAPFIDKKIPIRIADAAQTT; from the coding sequence ATGCTCGATTATGCATCTTTTCCTGAGCAGAGACAATCCCTGATCCGGGATAGGTTACGTAAGGAAGGCCGGGTGGTTTGCACCCTGCTGTCACAAGAGTTACAGGTATCGGAACACACCATACGGCGTGATTTGCAGGAGTTGGCGCGGGAAGGCGCGTGCAAGCGTGTCTATGGCGGAGCCGTGAGTCTGGCCCCGGACGGCGGTCATTTTATGACGCGAACCGCTACCGACAACGAAAGCAAAGAAGCGTTAGGTCAGTGCGCTGCGGCCCTGATTCAGGACGGCCAGTGTGTCTTTATCGATTCAGGCTCAACCAATCTGGCGATTGCCAGAGCGATCCCGGCGTCATTATCCGTCACCGTTGTCACCAATTCTCCGGCCATCGCCGTGGAAATGATGAAATCGCCCCATGCTGAGGTGATCATGCTCGGCGGACGGGTGCAGCCGCACATTGGCGGTGCGCTCGGCATCACACCGCAAAAACAGCTGGAGAAGATAGCGTTTGATGTTTGCTTTTTAGGCGGCTGCGCGCTGGATGTCGCGGCAGGGTTAACGGTGTTCGATTACGAAGATGCTGAATTCAAACACATCGCCGCGCGAAAAAGCAGCCATGTGGTCGTGGCGATGACGGCAGATAAACTGCCCGCCGTCGCCCGCTACCATGTTATCCCCTGCGAGGAGATAACCACGCTGGTCGTGGAAAGCGCGATTTCACCGGAAAAACTCGCGCCGTTTATCGACAAAAAAATACCGATACGCATTGCCGACGCAGCCCAGACCACGTGA
- the hisN gene encoding histidinol-phosphatase, translating into MNQQLPDIAFFHRLAAAASEQTLPRFRSHQDLHIGSKPKEGFRFDPVTDADREAERVIRALINEHYPEHAIVGEEFGATGSGDMQWVLDPVDGTRPFLCGLPVWGTLIGLLYQGRAVMGMMSQPFTGESFWADGAQAYYRGPRGEQRIETRKGVSLDKAILHTTSPEPIGRHPQVHFSELAARVRMTRYGGECYAMAMLAAGHIDICLEYSLQPYDIAAFIPIVEQAGGVVTTLQGGRAEAGRLIVATGCPRLHEAVLQRLNG; encoded by the coding sequence ATGAATCAGCAACTGCCGGATATCGCATTTTTTCATCGCCTGGCGGCTGCCGCCAGTGAGCAAACGTTGCCGCGCTTTCGATCGCATCAGGATCTGCATATTGGCAGCAAACCCAAAGAGGGTTTTCGTTTCGATCCGGTGACGGATGCCGACCGGGAAGCGGAGCGGGTGATTCGGGCGTTGATTAACGAGCACTACCCGGAACATGCGATTGTGGGTGAAGAGTTTGGCGCAACCGGCAGCGGCGATATGCAGTGGGTGCTTGACCCGGTCGATGGCACCCGGCCATTTCTGTGCGGGTTGCCGGTGTGGGGGACACTGATTGGTCTGCTGTATCAAGGCCGTGCGGTGATGGGCATGATGAGCCAACCCTTCACCGGAGAGTCGTTTTGGGCGGATGGGGCGCAGGCTTACTATCGTGGCCCACGGGGTGAGCAGCGCATCGAAACCCGCAAAGGGGTGTCGCTGGATAAGGCGATTTTGCACACCACATCGCCGGAGCCGATTGGCCGTCACCCACAGGTGCATTTCTCGGAACTGGCGGCCCGCGTTCGGATGACCCGTTACGGCGGCGAGTGTTATGCAATGGCGATGCTGGCGGCCGGGCACATTGATATCTGTCTGGAGTATTCGCTACAACCTTATGATATTGCAGCCTTCATTCCTATCGTAGAACAAGCCGGTGGCGTGGTGACAACGTTACAGGGCGGGCGCGCGGAGGCCGGTAGGCTGATTGTGGCAACCGGCTGTCCTCGCCTGCATGAAGCGGTGCTGCAACGGCTTAATGGATAA